The Candidatus Binatus sp. DNA segment TTCGACCTGGTTACCGCGATCGCTCTGCTCGCTTTCGTGCCGGAGGCGCAGAGCGCCGTTGGTGAAATGGCGCGCGTGCTCAGGCCTGGTGGCCATCTCGTCATCGGCGATCTCGGGAAATGGAGTCTCTGGGCGGCCTCCCGCCGGATACGCGGTTGGATGGGTTCGGAGACCTGGCGCGAGGCGCGTTTCAGAACGGCAAGCGAGTTGCGCGAGCTTGCGGAGAACGCGCGACTTTACGCGCAACCGGCATCCGGAGCGATCTACTATCCGCAGCTTGCTCTGTTGGCCGGGCTGATGGCGCCGATGGACCCGTTGCTTGGCCAGTTGACGACAGTCGGCGCCGCCTTCTTGGCGGTGAAGGCCACCAAGCCTATCGACAAGTGATTTCCGCCGCCGAAGCAGCGGCGCTCGCTGCGCATTCGTCCTCTGGCGGGGGCCCAGGTTATTCGCAATCTGGTTTGCGGCGGTCGCATCTGCGCGATCAGCCAGACACGATTTCCGGCTCAAGGCGGACCGGCGTGGACAGAGATGCCGTGACCAGACACGACTTTTCACTTTTTTCGAGCACCCGCATTGCTTTGTCTCGGTCTCCGCCCGCCGCAAGCTTGAGTCGCGGGCGAAGAACTATCTCCGTAAAACGGGTCACACCATCCTTGCGATCGAGGGTGCCCTCGCCTGAGAGCTCCAGGGATTCGAACTCCAGCTTGGACGCTCGGGCC contains these protein-coding regions:
- a CDS encoding class I SAM-dependent methyltransferase, whose translation is MIRRVAHHAGEIGPESYETWRATSLGRITEDLEQQLIMRMAGPLKGRRILDVGCGDGALTLACWRRGASLVMGCDIDHRMIVSATAQASRHKAEIGYTVGRTECLPFRDRSFDLVTAIALLAFVPEAQSAVGEMARVLRPGGHLVIGDLGKWSLWAASRRIRGWMGSETWREARFRTASELRELAENARLYAQPASGAIYYPQLALLAGLMAPMDPLLGQLTTVGAAFLAVKATKPIDK
- a CDS encoding OsmC family protein, which gives rise to MKPLPHIYSAQLSGGSEGYAAVSVAGIPELRTAPPADFGGPGDAWSPEDLLMASVETCFLFTLRAVARASKLEFESLELSGEGTLDRKDGVTRFTEIVLRPRLKLAAGGDRDKAMRVLEKSEKSCLVTASLSTPVRLEPEIVSG